From a region of the Thiorhodovibrio winogradskyi genome:
- a CDS encoding class I SAM-dependent methyltransferase, with translation MRHGSGLFGPTTDGTVRLHIGCGSRYIPGFFHLDAQPYPHVDLVTDVARLDEIPDATADLIYASHVLEHFGRWEFRATLAEWRRVLKPGGRLRLSVPDFAVCAKLYYERGLADGLNGLIGLVCGGQRDEYDFHRMIFDEPFLTHELQGLGFRHIHRWNWRETEHADVDDYSQAHLPHLDKETGTLVSLNLEATR, from the coding sequence ATGCGACACGGCTCCGGGCTTTTCGGTCCAACAACCGATGGGACGGTTCGACTGCACATTGGCTGCGGATCTCGCTATATCCCGGGCTTCTTTCATTTGGATGCGCAGCCCTACCCGCATGTTGATCTGGTCACCGATGTCGCGCGACTCGATGAGATTCCCGACGCGACGGCGGATCTGATCTACGCCTCCCATGTGCTCGAGCACTTCGGCCGCTGGGAATTCCGTGCCACGCTCGCGGAATGGCGACGGGTGTTGAAGCCTGGCGGTCGCCTGCGACTCTCGGTGCCGGACTTCGCGGTCTGCGCCAAGCTCTACTACGAGCGCGGCCTTGCGGATGGACTGAACGGCTTGATCGGCCTCGTCTGTGGGGGGCAGCGAGATGAATACGACTTTCACCGCATGATCTTCGACGAGCCCTTTCTGACCCATGAGCTCCAGGGTCTCGGCTTCCGCCATATTCACCGCTGGAACTGGCGGGAGACTGAGCACGCCGACGTCGACGATTACTCCCAGGCTCATCTGCCGCATCTGGATAAGGAGACCGGCACCCTGGTGAGCCTCAATCTGGAGGCCACCCGATGA
- a CDS encoding class I SAM-dependent methyltransferase gives MRLAEARTRVSAALSRWKTDDPSLANRVADAIAQEFPDQAPPDSFWDTASSSAFRDFFVWGHDHDFGCGRVRTGAMSTRHLEITAEAMQHGLLPADLSGAGVLDVGCWSGGDALVLEGLGARVTAIEEHPIAAKAAKRLFELIGSSTQVIESSLYAERGDWAQSFDQVYCSGVIYHVTDPLLFTRILFAYLKPGGSLLLETKALTGADGLCDYSGTMEKGWNWYAPDEIVLGRWLVDAGFDPAQVQVLRRANGRLLGWARKMAPSALRETAGFSRPGSWLEQEV, from the coding sequence ATGCGCCTCGCGGAAGCCCGGACCCGCGTATCCGCCGCCTTGAGCCGCTGGAAGACCGACGATCCGAGCCTTGCCAACCGCGTTGCCGATGCAATCGCCCAGGAATTTCCCGACCAGGCGCCGCCCGATTCCTTTTGGGACACGGCATCGTCATCCGCTTTTCGCGATTTCTTCGTCTGGGGCCACGATCACGACTTTGGCTGTGGGCGTGTTCGAACTGGGGCCATGTCCACGCGCCACCTGGAAATTACGGCGGAGGCGATGCAGCACGGTCTTCTTCCGGCGGATCTATCCGGCGCGGGAGTCCTGGACGTCGGTTGCTGGAGCGGAGGCGATGCCCTGGTGCTCGAAGGTCTGGGCGCGCGAGTGACCGCGATCGAGGAGCACCCCATCGCCGCCAAGGCCGCCAAGCGGCTGTTTGAGCTGATTGGTTCCAGTACCCAGGTGATCGAATCCAGCCTCTACGCCGAGCGCGGCGACTGGGCTCAATCTTTCGACCAAGTCTATTGCTCTGGCGTCATCTACCATGTGACCGACCCCTTGCTCTTTACGCGTATCCTGTTCGCTTACTTGAAACCGGGCGGCAGCTTGCTGCTCGAGACCAAAGCGCTCACCGGTGCGGACGGACTCTGCGATTACTCCGGCACCATGGAAAAGGGTTGGAATTGGTATGCTCCGGATGAGATCGTGCTCGGCCGCTGGCTTGTAGATGCGGGATTCGATCCGGCGCAAGTCCAAGTGCTGCGCCGCGCTAACGGTCGCTTGCTCGGGTGGGCTAGAAAAATGGCCCCTTCTGCGCTTCGGGAGACGGCAGGGTTTTCGCGACCCGGGAGTTGGCTGGAGCAAGAGGTTTGA
- a CDS encoding O-linked N-acetylglucosamine transferase family protein: MTSDDRANSARTADRKSADKSGANQSQEATRAARLSFQQRQALLELFRAGQFEVLDAKSGELIATCPEDPFLCKVRGTALAQLGQSDAALSVLRSAASLSPLDPEIPNTIGHVLQQLNRHDEAIAAFQKALELRPDYAEAHFNLGLLLQRRGEPREAEAAFRRSLNLAPDRCETHSKLATTLRDQGRLLDAEQAFRRALELDPDHIESLNNLGNLLLELGRPADGLRQFEKLAAKHPSLAEVHNNLGNVHLELNDPQKAEASYRRALALNPDLADAWSNLGSLVGQLGRLEEAEDDLRRALTLNPASAKTHYSLGTIFEHASTREDAAQSYRQALSLASAPAKVQSNALFSLAYGSLASPRVLRECAENWEHATLSAMERDLARQRVFTTPDRAGRSLRIGLLSAEFGKHPVANFLQSWLPHVDRDRFDLIMYPTIDRGEAEVGHFRNLADAWHPVVGLSDEQAAERIRADRIDILIDTSGHTANNRLGVIAHRAAPVQCHYIGYFGTTGLTEMDWLLADASLLPPHLDEHFTENIWRLPRPWLAYRAPEELANTAWQPDPSGTLWLGSFNNLDKVTTETLGLWAQVMVALPAGKLLLKQAKAANPAVQARVISTLAAQGITANRITFLPPAPSWREHMAQYDRLDIALETLPYNGGTTAFEALWMGVPLITLAGGTTLNSRLGTAILSGFGRREWIADNPEDYVRKVVGLARDRDARLAMRARQRDQLQHSPLCDGIGLARALESAFEDMFDLWRDGSANRNQRSAVKPALGPVAASNKPCQPRGLDQADSNEKADPAASSSAAYDHETLLRLWATGPLPALEQAARQATEQSPSDSLAWKILGGALIKLGQLEPACAALQQALVLDDQDADSHSMHGHVLTRLGATQAALTAYARAIELAPHHTAALFNRGSLHSEMKQWEAAEHDFRQVIALDADHSQALLGLGFVLSATGRLLEAESVLRSALQPNPRSLDAHNLLGHVLKDLRRAREAETCYRAALSLDPNNLSALASLGGLGPALGKLREAEQYLRTAIAIRGDFPQAHWNLGQVLSALGQPHAAEQCFRRALAIEPGNAHLVSDLLFTTNYAVTKDAARLRQEAEGWERAVLSAGVREAAKRQTFTPSSRAHRPLRLGLLSAELGDHSVAFFLRPWLRNLDRQRFQVIMYPTKPRPESASRALRALSDEWTPLIGRSDEDAAARIRADRIDILVETSGHTSSNRLGVIARRAAPVQCHYVGYFGTTGLSEMDWFMADEVLIPPALERGFSERIWRLPRPWLAYDTPENAPAPDWQPAADGTLWLGSFNNFNKVRDESLLLWARVLRELPQARLLLKQPLATDPIVKQRIRDTLSRAGLIEDRVVFADPTDTWQAHMAQYNRLDIALDTYPLTSGTTAFETLWMGVPLVTLTGATMAGRMSASILTGLGRTEWIATNEDDYVAIVVALAQDIDRRRHLRAEQRERMCNSPLCDSAGLAQALADAFEGMFDHWLERQGAQPKSIQLVDSGKPESAADDPAHHHVTAADENAELLNRLWHEGRFSELERAARAATAQAPGSPVGWKMLGAALLHGGQQAQAITALERAIALDDRDADAHNLLGCALTNTGQHQQARDALDKAIALQPERASFFHNRGHVSDLLARKEDAEAYYQRALALQPDYTPAWLSLGALYNEIGRYREAEECLRAAIKQQPESADAHNLLGQILREQKDFVESESSYHAALIANPTHVPTLCNLGGLYRQWGRLEQAERLLRRAIAHQADDHRAHNQRGLILQDLGRIEEAEACFRRALQIKPHDANSYSNLLFTLGYTGSRDPRSLRVLAEGWEQTVLSPAERDAARHRRANIRPRNGRALRVGLLSAELGTHAVAFFLRSWIGALNRDRVQLWMYPTKARPEAETDDLRTMAAAWVPLVGVDDQEAAARIRADGIDILIDTSGHTAANRLGIVARRAAPVQCHYIGYFGTTGLSEMDWFLADASLIPPQLDEQFTEGVWRLPRPWLAYQMPPDIPEPVWQPDPDGTLWLGSFNNLTKVREPTLQLWAKVLHQLPEAKLLLKQARHADAATQARIQSGLTSAGIDGNRIVFVEPTDSWREHMLQYSRLDVALETIPYNSGTTAFDALSMGIPIIALGDGSCMSARMGAAILKGLDRSEWIAADSEHYVTKVVALARDRDARETLRFHLREQMRASPLCDGAGLARALEDAFEQMFDQRSGADQGPRDSAKPPKTPNHCLPPIKAPAPPNVATAKAKKKQRHRKRKSSRPGSKNASIDQATRNQLLNLLAQQRFAEADQATQELVERAPGDGLAWTLRASALAALGRHQAALAAIEQAIRFAPDDPDPYNIKGGIWLTLGEAEKAIPAFEAALARRPHHAKALYNLACACHQLGRTTEAEQHYLAAIEQAPRLAKAHNNFGSLLVAQGRLAEAEHCLRQAIDCDPTLVDAHVNLGNLLEETNRRPEAIASYQQALALDPNRASAHCNLGVTLRNLNRLEESEHCYRQALALRPDYADAIGNLAWTLHSQGRFREALDHYRRALSIDPRNGRIHSNLLFTLSSTDLFSPGDLRREAEAWELGVLSEAERQAARRQRFDLPAAGSKRPLRLGILSAELGKHPVALFLRPWLRALDRDQISVHMYPTKHRLEAESQSLRALADSWIPMIGLSDQDAVARIRADHIDVLIETSGHTADNRLGVIARRAAPVQCHYIGYYGTTGLTEMDWFIADEHLVPPALDAIFTERVWRLPRPWLAYDIPEDAPEPTRAPAEDDSLWLGCFNNLAKVGEQSLRLWAKVLQALPTAKLLLKDGKATDPKTQDRILAFLGAVGVTAERIRFAGTSPSWTEHMAQYNRLDIALDPLPLNSGTTAFDTLWMGVPLVTLAGDRMGGRMGTAILSGLGQADWIAHDEDEYVAIVARLAQAADMRQTLRHTQRQRMQQSPLCDGGGLASALEHAFFRMLAEAMDLDNN, translated from the coding sequence ATGACTTCAGACGATCGAGCAAACTCGGCGCGCACGGCCGATCGGAAATCGGCAGACAAGTCCGGTGCCAACCAATCGCAAGAGGCGACACGAGCGGCACGGCTTAGCTTTCAACAGCGGCAAGCACTGCTCGAACTGTTTCGCGCTGGCCAGTTTGAGGTTTTGGACGCCAAGTCCGGTGAGCTGATCGCGACTTGCCCCGAGGATCCTTTCCTTTGCAAGGTTCGCGGGACCGCGCTTGCCCAGCTTGGTCAGAGCGACGCTGCGCTCTCAGTGCTGCGCAGCGCGGCATCGCTCAGCCCATTGGACCCGGAAATACCGAACACCATCGGACATGTGCTCCAGCAGCTCAATCGCCATGATGAAGCCATCGCCGCCTTCCAAAAGGCTTTGGAACTTCGACCAGACTACGCCGAGGCCCACTTCAATCTTGGCCTGCTCCTTCAGCGACGCGGCGAGCCGCGCGAGGCCGAGGCGGCTTTCAGGCGCTCGCTCAATCTCGCACCGGATCGTTGTGAGACACATTCTAAGCTTGCCACAACGCTGCGAGACCAAGGTCGTCTCCTGGATGCTGAGCAGGCATTTCGTCGAGCGCTGGAACTGGACCCCGACCACATCGAGTCGCTCAACAATCTCGGGAATTTACTGCTGGAATTGGGTCGCCCCGCCGATGGGTTGCGACAATTCGAGAAGTTAGCTGCCAAGCACCCAAGCCTCGCGGAAGTCCACAACAATCTCGGAAACGTCCACCTGGAACTGAACGATCCACAAAAAGCCGAGGCCAGCTACCGTCGCGCGCTGGCGCTAAATCCAGACCTAGCCGATGCTTGGAGCAACCTGGGAAGCTTAGTTGGTCAGCTCGGCCGCCTTGAGGAGGCTGAGGATGACCTGCGACGCGCCCTAACACTCAATCCCGCAAGCGCGAAGACCCACTATAGTCTTGGAACCATCTTCGAGCATGCCTCGACACGCGAAGATGCCGCTCAGAGCTATCGACAAGCATTAAGTTTAGCCTCCGCACCCGCCAAGGTCCAAAGTAACGCGCTTTTCAGCCTCGCTTACGGAAGCCTCGCCAGTCCGCGGGTCTTGCGGGAATGCGCCGAGAACTGGGAGCACGCGACCCTCTCCGCCATGGAGCGCGATCTTGCCCGCCAGAGAGTCTTCACTACCCCAGACCGGGCCGGCCGCTCGCTTCGGATCGGATTGCTGTCCGCCGAGTTCGGCAAGCACCCGGTCGCGAACTTTCTGCAGTCCTGGTTGCCGCATGTCGATCGCGACCGCTTTGATTTGATCATGTACCCGACGATCGATCGCGGGGAGGCGGAAGTTGGACATTTCCGGAATCTCGCCGACGCCTGGCACCCCGTCGTCGGTCTGAGCGACGAACAGGCTGCGGAGCGGATTCGCGCCGACAGAATCGATATTCTCATCGATACGAGCGGTCACACCGCTAACAACCGCTTGGGTGTCATCGCCCATCGCGCCGCGCCGGTGCAGTGCCACTATATCGGCTATTTCGGCACCACCGGTCTCACGGAAATGGACTGGCTGCTTGCCGACGCTAGCCTGTTACCCCCGCATCTCGACGAGCACTTCACCGAGAATATCTGGCGCCTCCCACGCCCCTGGTTGGCTTACCGTGCCCCAGAAGAGTTGGCAAACACTGCTTGGCAGCCGGATCCGAGCGGAACCCTGTGGCTCGGCAGCTTCAATAATCTCGATAAAGTCACGACAGAAACGCTGGGATTATGGGCGCAGGTCATGGTCGCATTGCCAGCAGGCAAGTTGCTGCTGAAACAGGCCAAGGCCGCGAATCCTGCCGTCCAGGCGCGCGTTATCAGCACCTTAGCCGCGCAGGGCATCACGGCGAACCGGATCACATTCCTACCGCCGGCTCCCTCATGGCGTGAGCACATGGCGCAATACGATCGGCTCGATATCGCCTTGGAAACGCTGCCCTACAATGGCGGCACCACGGCCTTCGAGGCGCTGTGGATGGGAGTCCCCTTGATCACTCTCGCCGGCGGAACCACCCTGAACAGCCGCCTGGGCACAGCGATCCTGAGCGGCTTTGGTCGCCGGGAGTGGATCGCCGACAATCCGGAGGACTACGTGCGCAAAGTGGTTGGCCTTGCTCGCGATCGCGACGCGCGTCTTGCGATGCGCGCGCGACAGCGCGACCAATTGCAGCACAGCCCACTGTGTGATGGCATCGGCCTAGCCCGCGCACTCGAGAGCGCCTTCGAGGACATGTTCGACCTCTGGCGAGACGGGTCAGCGAATCGGAATCAAAGATCCGCCGTCAAACCGGCGCTAGGGCCTGTCGCCGCGAGCAATAAGCCCTGCCAGCCCCGAGGACTCGATCAGGCGGACAGTAACGAGAAAGCCGACCCGGCAGCGTCATCATCAGCCGCGTACGACCATGAAACACTGCTGCGGCTTTGGGCGACCGGCCCTCTGCCGGCGCTCGAACAGGCGGCGCGCCAAGCCACCGAACAATCGCCATCCGATAGTCTGGCGTGGAAGATTCTCGGCGGTGCCTTGATCAAGCTGGGTCAACTCGAGCCAGCATGCGCCGCCCTGCAACAAGCGCTGGTGCTCGACGATCAGGACGCCGACAGCCACAGCATGCATGGGCATGTGCTCACTCGACTCGGAGCGACCCAAGCAGCGTTGACGGCATACGCCCGCGCCATCGAGCTGGCACCGCACCACACCGCCGCCTTGTTCAATCGGGGCAGCCTGCACAGTGAGATGAAGCAATGGGAGGCGGCCGAGCACGATTTCCGGCAGGTCATCGCTTTGGACGCGGATCATTCCCAAGCGCTGCTCGGTTTGGGCTTTGTCCTGAGCGCGACGGGCAGACTGCTTGAAGCCGAGTCTGTTTTGCGCTCGGCGCTGCAACCTAATCCTCGTTCACTTGATGCCCACAACCTGCTCGGCCATGTCTTGAAGGATCTCAGACGGGCGCGCGAAGCGGAAACCTGCTATCGCGCGGCATTGTCGTTGGATCCAAACAATCTCAGCGCGCTCGCCAGCCTTGGCGGACTCGGCCCCGCACTCGGCAAACTGCGGGAAGCCGAGCAGTACCTGCGCACAGCGATCGCGATCCGCGGCGACTTCCCGCAAGCGCACTGGAATCTTGGGCAAGTCTTGAGCGCGCTTGGGCAACCGCATGCGGCGGAACAATGTTTCCGGCGCGCATTGGCGATTGAGCCGGGCAACGCGCATCTGGTGAGCGACCTGCTGTTTACCACCAATTATGCCGTGACAAAGGACGCCGCTCGCCTGCGCCAGGAAGCCGAAGGCTGGGAGCGAGCCGTGCTCAGCGCCGGGGTGCGAGAAGCCGCCAAGAGACAGACCTTCACCCCATCATCCCGCGCTCATCGGCCGCTGCGTTTGGGGCTTTTGTCCGCTGAGCTCGGAGATCACTCGGTCGCGTTTTTCCTGCGGCCCTGGCTGCGGAACCTGGATCGCCAAAGATTCCAGGTCATTATGTATCCGACAAAACCTAGGCCTGAATCAGCATCTCGGGCGCTTCGAGCCCTCTCGGATGAATGGACACCTTTGATCGGACGCAGCGACGAGGATGCCGCGGCGCGCATTCGCGCCGATCGGATCGACATTCTTGTCGAGACCAGCGGCCACACCAGTTCCAATCGTCTCGGCGTGATCGCACGTCGCGCCGCTCCCGTCCAGTGTCACTACGTCGGCTATTTTGGAACCACTGGTCTGAGCGAAATGGACTGGTTCATGGCCGACGAGGTGCTGATCCCGCCGGCGCTCGAGCGGGGTTTCAGCGAGCGCATCTGGCGCCTCCCTCGGCCCTGGCTCGCCTACGACACCCCCGAGAATGCTCCCGCCCCCGACTGGCAGCCCGCGGCCGATGGTACGCTCTGGCTCGGTAGCTTCAATAACTTCAACAAAGTCCGTGACGAAAGCCTGCTACTGTGGGCGAGGGTGCTGCGGGAGTTACCCCAAGCCCGCCTGCTCCTCAAGCAACCCTTGGCAACAGATCCAATCGTTAAGCAACGCATCCGCGATACTTTATCGCGAGCAGGCCTCATCGAGGATCGGGTCGTCTTCGCTGATCCGACTGATACCTGGCAAGCGCACATGGCGCAGTACAACCGCCTGGACATCGCGCTCGATACCTATCCGCTGACCAGCGGCACCACCGCCTTCGAGACACTCTGGATGGGAGTGCCGCTGGTCACCTTGACCGGCGCCACCATGGCAGGTCGCATGAGCGCATCCATCCTGACCGGTCTCGGCCGGACAGAATGGATCGCCACCAATGAAGACGATTATGTCGCGATTGTGGTTGCGCTCGCCCAGGACATTGATCGCCGTCGCCATCTGCGCGCCGAACAGCGCGAGCGGATGTGCAACAGCCCTTTGTGCGACAGTGCCGGTTTGGCCCAGGCGCTCGCGGACGCCTTCGAGGGGATGTTCGATCACTGGTTGGAACGACAAGGCGCGCAGCCTAAGTCGATACAACTTGTCGACAGCGGAAAGCCGGAGAGCGCGGCTGACGACCCGGCCCACCATCATGTGACCGCGGCCGATGAAAACGCGGAGCTGTTGAATCGACTGTGGCACGAGGGCCGCTTCAGCGAGCTCGAGCGCGCCGCGCGAGCAGCCACCGCGCAAGCGCCCGGCAGCCCGGTCGGCTGGAAGATGCTGGGCGCCGCCCTGCTCCATGGCGGACAGCAGGCGCAAGCCATTACCGCGCTGGAGCGCGCAATCGCGCTGGATGATCGGGATGCGGACGCGCACAACCTCCTCGGTTGCGCCCTAACGAATACCGGGCAACACCAACAGGCGCGGGACGCCTTGGACAAGGCCATTGCGCTGCAACCCGAACGCGCCAGTTTTTTCCACAATCGTGGTCATGTCAGCGATCTTCTCGCGCGCAAAGAAGACGCCGAAGCGTACTATCAACGCGCGCTCGCCCTGCAACCCGACTACACCCCGGCCTGGCTCAGCCTCGGCGCCCTGTACAACGAAATCGGCCGCTATCGCGAGGCGGAAGAGTGCCTGCGCGCCGCGATCAAGCAGCAGCCAGAGTCCGCCGATGCGCACAACCTGCTCGGGCAGATCCTCAGGGAGCAGAAGGACTTCGTCGAGTCCGAATCCAGCTATCACGCCGCGCTGATCGCGAACCCAACCCACGTGCCGACGCTGTGTAATCTCGGCGGCTTGTATCGCCAATGGGGGCGGCTCGAACAGGCGGAGCGGCTATTGCGCCGCGCCATCGCCCATCAGGCGGATGACCATCGCGCCCACAATCAACGGGGCTTGATCCTGCAAGACCTCGGTCGGATTGAAGAGGCTGAAGCCTGCTTTCGCCGTGCACTCCAAATCAAGCCGCACGATGCCAATAGCTATAGCAACCTTCTGTTTACTCTCGGCTATACCGGCAGCCGCGACCCCCGGTCGTTGCGCGTGCTCGCGGAAGGCTGGGAACAAACCGTATTGAGCCCCGCCGAGCGCGACGCGGCACGCCACCGTCGCGCCAACATTAGGCCTCGCAATGGGCGGGCCTTGCGCGTCGGGCTCCTTTCCGCCGAGCTTGGCACCCATGCCGTGGCCTTTTTTCTGCGCTCCTGGATTGGCGCGCTGAACCGCGATCGGGTGCAGCTGTGGATGTATCCAACCAAGGCGCGGCCAGAAGCGGAAACCGACGACTTGCGCACCATGGCGGCGGCCTGGGTGCCCCTCGTTGGTGTCGACGACCAAGAGGCCGCGGCGCGCATTCGCGCCGATGGTATCGACATCCTGATCGACACCAGTGGCCACACCGCCGCGAATCGCCTGGGGATCGTCGCCCGCCGCGCCGCGCCGGTGCAATGTCACTACATCGGTTACTTTGGCACCACCGGACTCAGCGAGATGGATTGGTTTCTCGCCGATGCCAGCTTGATTCCCCCCCAGCTCGACGAACAATTTACCGAGGGTGTCTGGCGCCTGCCGCGTCCCTGGCTGGCCTACCAGATGCCACCCGACATCCCCGAGCCCGTCTGGCAGCCTGACCCCGACGGCACCCTCTGGCTCGGCAGCTTCAACAATCTGACCAAGGTGCGCGAGCCCACCCTGCAGCTGTGGGCAAAGGTCTTACATCAACTCCCCGAGGCAAAACTGCTGCTCAAGCAAGCGAGACACGCGGATGCCGCCACCCAGGCGCGCATTCAATCCGGCCTGACGAGCGCCGGAATCGACGGCAACCGCATTGTTTTCGTCGAGCCGACCGACTCCTGGCGCGAGCACATGCTGCAGTACAGCCGGCTGGACGTCGCTCTGGAAACAATTCCTTACAACAGCGGAACCACTGCGTTCGACGCGCTCAGCATGGGTATCCCCATCATCGCTCTAGGCGATGGTAGCTGCATGAGTGCGCGCATGGGCGCCGCGATCCTGAAAGGACTCGACCGGTCCGAGTGGATTGCCGCCGATAGCGAGCACTACGTCACAAAGGTCGTTGCCCTGGCGCGCGACCGTGATGCCCGCGAGACCCTGCGGTTCCACTTGCGCGAGCAGATGCGCGCGAGCCCCCTGTGCGATGGCGCCGGGTTGGCACGTGCGCTGGAGGATGCCTTCGAGCAGATGTTCGATCAGCGCTCGGGCGCTGACCAAGGCCCGCGGGACAGCGCAAAACCGCCTAAGACGCCCAATCATTGCCTGCCCCCCATCAAGGCGCCCGCGCCGCCGAATGTCGCGACAGCCAAAGCCAAAAAAAAGCAGCGACACCGCAAGCGCAAGTCATCGCGGCCTGGCTCAAAGAACGCGTCTATTGATCAAGCAACGCGCAACCAGTTGCTTAACCTACTCGCGCAACAGCGTTTCGCGGAGGCTGACCAGGCCACGCAAGAATTGGTCGAGCGCGCGCCAGGCGATGGTCTCGCCTGGACGCTGCGCGCCAGTGCCTTGGCCGCGCTTGGCCGGCATCAGGCGGCCCTGGCCGCCATCGAGCAAGCCATTCGCTTCGCACCCGACGACCCTGATCCCTATAACATCAAGGGCGGGATCTGGCTGACGCTTGGTGAGGCTGAAAAAGCCATCCCAGCTTTCGAGGCCGCGCTTGCACGGCGCCCGCATCACGCCAAGGCGCTCTATAACTTGGCCTGCGCCTGCCACCAACTCGGCCGGACCACCGAGGCTGAGCAGCATTACCTCGCCGCGATTGAGCAGGCCCCGCGACTGGCCAAGGCCCACAACAACTTTGGCAGTTTGCTCGTCGCGCAGGGCCGTCTCGCCGAGGCCGAGCACTGCTTGCGCCAGGCCATCGACTGCGATCCGACCCTCGTCGATGCCCATGTCAATCTCGGCAACCTTTTGGAAGAAACGAACCGTCGCCCCGAGGCGATCGCCAGTTATCAACAAGCACTTGCTTTGGACCCAAACCGGGCCTCGGCGCACTGTAACCTCGGCGTGACTCTGCGCAACCTCAACCGGCTCGAGGAATCCGAGCACTGTTATCGCCAGGCGCTCGCGCTGCGCCCCGACTATGCCGATGCCATCGGCAACCTTGCCTGGACCTTGCATTCCCAAGGGCGCTTTCGCGAGGCGCTCGATCACTACCGACGAGCGCTCAGCATCGACCCTCGCAATGGCCGCATCCACAGTAACCTGCTGTTTACGCTGAGCAGCACTGACCTCTTCTCCCCCGGCGACCTGCGTCGCGAGGCCGAGGCCTGGGAACTGGGCGTCCTGAGTGAGGCCGAGCGCCAAGCCGCCCGGCGGCAGAGGTTCGACCTTCCTGCCGCCGGATCCAAGCGCCCCTTGCGCCTGGGCATTCTATCCGCCGAGCTCGGCAAGCATCCGGTCGCGCTCTTCTTGCGGCCCTGGCTGCGCGCGCTGGATCGCGATCAAATCAGCGTGCACATGTACCCGACAAAGCACCGACTGGAAGCAGAAAGCCAATCCTTGCGCGCACTCGCCGATAGTTGGATCCCCATGATCGGACTCAGCGATCAGGACGCCGTCGCGCGCATCCGTGCCGATCACATCGACGTCCTGATCGAAACCAGCGGCCATACCGCCGATAACCGCCTGGGCGTGATCGCGCGCCGCGCCGCCCCGGTGCAATGTCATTACATTGGATACTATGGCACCACCGGCCTGACCGAGATGGATTGGTTCATCGCCGACGAGCACCTCGTCCCCCCGGCGCTTGACGCCATCTTCACCGAGCGCGTCTGGCGGTTGCCGCGTCCATGGCTGGCTTACGACATCCCCGAAGACGCGCCCGAGCCGACCCGTGCTCCAGCCGAGGACGATTCATTGTGGCTTGGTTGCTTCAATAATCTCGCCAAGGTGGGCGAGCAAAGCCTGCGCCTGTGGGCGAAAGTGCTGCAAGCCCTGCCGACGGCCAAGCTGCTGCTCAAGGATGGCAAGGCGACAGATCCGAAAACCCAAGACCGCATCCTGGCCTTTCTGGGGGCGGTTGGCGTGACAGCAGAGCGCATTCGTTTTGCCGGCACCAGCCCGAGCTGGACCGAGCACATGGCGCAATACAACCGGCTCGACATTGCTCTGGACCCCCTACCTCTCAATAGCGGCACCACCGCCTTCGATACCCTCTGGATGGGCGTGCCACTGGTGACCCTGGCCGGTGACCGCATGGGCGGGCGCATGGGTACGGCTATTCTCTCTGGCCTTGGCCAAGCGGACTGGATTGCCCATGACGAGGACGAGTATGTCGCCATCGTTGCCCGTCTAGCGCAAGCGGCGGACATGCGTCAGACTCTGCGCCATACTCAACGCCAACGCATGCAGCAAAGTCCGCTGTGCGATGGTGGGGGGTTAGCCAGTGCCTTGGAGCACGCCTTTTTTCGGATGCTGGCCGAAGCAATGGACCTCGACAACAACTGA